The Zunongwangia endophytica genomic interval GCACTAATCCCATTATCTTTGCGAGTGGTGCTCTTACCATGTGTGACTGCTGCCAGGCTATTTCTTCTAGTTTGCGATTTCTCTTTTCAATCTGTTTTAAATGTTCCTTTTGCTGCGTAATATCCTGTTTCAAACCCTATATTCTTTCGGCATTTCCATCTGAATCATAAACAATATAACTACGATCTAAAAAAACCTTATAAAATCCGTCTGCACATTTAAAGCGATATTCTAACTGGAATGTTCGCTCTCCAGAACGTATTACTTTTTTAATTTATCTATTACATGAAGACGATCCTCCGGATGAATATTTTCATTCCACCAATATCGAAATTCTTTCTTCATCACCTCTCTATGATCATATCCACAAACTTTGTAAATCGCCTTAGAAACTTTCACATTCTCACTTTCAATATTATAATCAGTAATAATATCACTTGTAGCTTCTGAAATAATTTCATATCCCGATAAACTTTCTGAAAGTCGTTTCTTTGTTCTACCAAATCGGTTACATCTCTACTGTTAATCACTATACCATTTACAGGGGCATAATCTAAAAGATTAGTGACTTTTGTCTCGATAAAAACGACAATAACCGGTACCGTCGATAAACCTATAGAACGGAAGACTGACTTTTTTATTAGGTTCATTTTTTATTCCACGGAGAAAAGTTGTTATGAAAGACTGATCCTCAGGATGCACATGACTGACAAAACTTTCAGTATATATATCTTCAAGTTTGTAATGCAAAAACGTTTTCACTACCGGGACTTAAATAGGTATACTTTAAATTTTCGTCTAGAATAGCAATTAGATCACCACCTTCCTGAACCAAAGCTTTAAAGCGTTCTTCGCTATTTTCAAGAGCTTTTTTATTTTTACATTCTCTGTTACATCCCTGGCAAGCGTTAACCTAGCAGTCTTCCCATCATAATCAATGGTGTACTGTGAAGTTAACTCGAATTAATTGTCCGTCTTTTTTTCTATGAACAATTTGTATCTTAAAAAACTCATCGCTTCTTTTTCTTTTGACCAAGAATATTCTTTCCTCCTCTTCCCACTGCCATATATCATTTGCAGATTTTTGTAAAAATTCTCCTTCTGAATAGCCGTAGTGATTAATAGCTGCCTGATTGACACTCAAAAATTTTAAGCTCTGGCGATCCAACACCCACATAGGGAGCGGCGAAAAATAAAAAAGCGTTTTATAATTATTCTCAGATCGCTCTATTTGACATTTGTAGAATTTACGCTTAATTGTGAAATCTATACTACGTTTAAAGAAGAGGATTTACTTCAGCTATATGCATATAGTCTTCTATGCCTCTTGCAAAAGATTCATAACGTACCTTCTAACTCTACAATTGGTAACAATTAGAACAGGAAATTCCTTTCGATCCGTTACAAAATCTAATATTTCATCTACATTAGATTCTTTGTAATTTAATTGCAATACCAGAATATCAAAATCGCAATTTTCAATTAAAATTCTTTTTAGAGAATCTAATCCGGTACACTGAGAAATATAGTAATTGGCTTCTTTTTTTAAAGCGCTGAGAAGTATCTCGGTTTCCGAAATAAAACCGAAAAGAAGTATATGTAATTTTGATGAAGTGTTCATAATTTCAAATGACCGCTAAAACCATCATTTAATGCAATAAGATTTAAAGGGACACCAAATTAATATTTTTTAAGTTAAATTGGTGAAAATTTAGTTTTATTTAAAACAATTACTCAATTGCTTTCAAATATCATAATATTGAAGTTTTTTTACTTGCTGATGTGGTAAAAACATGGTAATTTTCGAAAAAAGTAATTTAGATGTTTCATTCTTTTCGAAGAAATATTTTTTCGTGGATCTGATAGAAGGTTTTACCGACTTTCATAATCATATTTTACCGGGGATCGACGACGGTTCGCCAGATGTTGAGACTAGCCTTCAGCTACTTAAAAAATTTGGGGAATTTGGTGTAACCAGTTTTGTGCACACCCCCCATGTGATGAAT includes:
- a CDS encoding PAS domain-containing protein, encoding MKKVIRSGERTFQLEYRFKCADGFYKVFLDRSYIVYDSDGNAERI
- a CDS encoding PAS domain-containing protein gives rise to the protein MLFFKRSIDFTIKRKFYKCQIERSENNYKTLFYFSPLPMWVLDRQSLKFLSVNQAAINHYGYSEGEFLQKSANDIWQWEEEERIFLVKRKRSDEFFKIQIVHRKKDGQLIRVNFTVHH
- a CDS encoding CpsB/CapC family capsule biosynthesis tyrosine phosphatase, which gives rise to MVIFEKSNLDVSFFSKKYFFVDLIEGFTDFHNHILPGIDDGSPDVETSLQLLKKFGEFGVTSFVHTPHVMNDYHPNTPETIHAALAELQSAQHLI